The Rhabdothermincola sediminis sequence GATGACGGTGCCGCCCGCACCGGAACGGCCGCCACCACGCCGAGGGGGAGGCAGTGGCGACCGTCCCGGGGACGGCTCGCTGGCGACTGGTGGGACTCAGTCGTCGAGAGTGATGGGGATGTCGTCGGCCTCGGTCATCTCGTCCGCGGCGCCGATGCCCACCGCGCTGAGCACCCGGTCGGAGATCTCCATCATGATCTCGGGGTTCTCCGCCAGGAACTGCTTGGCGTTCTCGCGCCCTTGCCCGAGCTGCTCCCCCTCGTAGGTGAACCAGGCCCCCGACTTCTTGACGATGCCCTGATCGACCCCGACGTCGAGCAGCGACCCTTCACGGCTGATGCCCTTGCCGTACATGATGTCGAACTCGCACTGCCGGAACGGGGGGGCAACCTTGTTCTTCACCACCTTGACCCGGGTGCGGTTACCGATCACCTCGACCCCGTCCTTGATGGACTCGATGCGGCGGATGTCGAGCCGGACCGACGCATAGAACTTGAGCGCCCGCCCACCCGGGGTGGTCTCGGGTGACCCGAACATCACACCGATCTTCTCCCGGAGCTGGTTGATGAAGATGCAGATGGTGTTCGACTTGTTGAGGTTGGCGGTGAGCTTGCGCAACGCCTGCGACATCAGCCGCGCCTGCAACCCGACGTGGGAGTCGCCCATCTCACCCTCGATCTCGGCCCGGGGGGTGAGGGCGGCCACCGAGTCGATGACCACCACGTCGAGCGCCCCGGAACGGATGAGCATGTCGGCGATCTCCAAGGCCTGCTCACCGGTGTCGGGCTGGGAGATGAGCAACTCGTCGACGTCGACGCCGATGGCCCGGGCGTAGACCGGGTCCATGGCGTGCTCGGCGTCGATGTACGCGCAGATGCCGCCGTTGCGCTGCGCCTCGGCCACGACGTGCATGGCGAGGGTGGACTTGCCCGACGACTCCGGGCCGTAGATCTCGACGATCCGGCCCCGGGGGAGCCCCCCGACGCCGAGTGCCAGGTCGAGGGCCAAGGCGCCGGTCGGGATGGTCTCGACCGCCATGGCGCCCTTCTCGCCCATCTTCATGACCGACCCTTTGCCGAACTGCTTCTCGATCTGACCCAGGGCCATCTCGAGGGCCTTCTCTCGCTCCACCGTGCTCCCCTTTGCTGCTCTGACGATGCGTGCTGGGTGGCTGCGGATCGGCCCGGTCGCCCGGCGTACGCAGCGATCTGTGTGCGACCCTACCCGGGGGGTCTGACAGGAATGACGCCAACGTAATTGCGAACAGCCGTTCGATCAAGCATTCCCCGCCGGGACCCACGACCAGGGAACGACCCGGGCGGAGGAGGTGTTTCCCTGACCGCCACCGACGACCCCTCGACCGAAACCGGCCAGACCCAGAGGAGCGACATGGACGACACCGACCTGCGCCGACGGCTCACCCCCGAGCAGTACCACGTCACCCAGGAGGGCGGCACCGAACGGGCCTTCACCGGCGAGTACTGGGACTGCCACGACGACGGCGTCTACCGCTGCGTGGTCTGCGACGCCCCTCTGTACACCTCCGACACCAAATACGACTCCGGCACCGGGTGGCCGAGCTTCTGGCAGCCCATCGAAGGGGCCGTCGACACCCGTCTCGACACCAGCCATGGCATGGTGCGCACCGAGGTGATCTGCGCCTCCTGCGGGGCCCACCTGGGGCACGTGTTCGACGACGGCCCCCGACCCACCGGCCAGCGCTTCTGCATGAACTCCTGCGCGCTGCGCCTCGACCGCGACACCGACCCAACCGGAGCGGACCGCGCCAGCTCCCCGTGACCGTGACGCCCCGCCCGGGCGGGCCTCGCGCCCTCAGCGGGGCCGCAACGGCCGGCGGGCGATCACCTCGTGGATCGGGCCCTCGGCGGTGAGCGTGCTTCGCAGCAGCTCGACCTCCCGCACCGGGAACCGAGCCGAGAATGGGGCCCCGGCCAGCCCGCAGGCGGCGCGCCGACCCAGTCGGGCCAGGGTCAGGTGGCCGGTGAAGGGCCGGGGATCGGGGGGCTCCCCGATCCCCGCGGTGAGCGCCCGCACCGCCGCCGCCAGCTCGTCGAGGCCCTGCACCGGGATGGCCACCACGAAGCGGCCCACCCGGCTCACCGCCGGGCCCAGCAACGCCTCCGTCTCGGGCTGATCGAGACCGGCCAACGCCTCGGCGGCCTCCTCCGGGTCGGCCTCCCCCAGGAACCGCAGGGTCACGTGCCAGTGCTCGCGGCGGGTCCAACGCACCCCGGGATCGTCCGGTCGAGGGAGCGCGGCCAGCGCGTCGAGCACCTCCTCGGTCGGCTGCACGGCGATGAACAGCCTGGCCATACGGAGCCTCCCGGCGTCTCGGCGTCCTAGCGGCCCCGCAACGCTCGCCGGAGCATGTCCAGCACCGAGATGGCGGCGAACTGGCGGACCCGTTCCCGATCGCCGGGCAGGCGCACCATGGTCGAGCGGGTGTCGCCCTCCACGGTCACCGCCATGAACACGGTGCCGACCGGCAGACCCTCCTGCTCGGCCGGTCCGGCCACCCCGGTGACCGCCACCGCGCAGTCCGCGCCCAGCAACCGGCAGGCTCCCTCCGCCATCTCGACCGCCGCCTCGTCGCTCACCACCGGGCCCCGGCGCACCCCCAGCACGTCGAACTTCACCTCGCTGGCGTAAGAGACCACCCCACCCCGGAACACCTCGCTGGCGCCGGGCACCGCGGTCACCCGGGCGGACACCAGCCCGCCGGTGACCGACTCGGCGGCGGCGAGGGTGAGTCCCCGGTCTCGCAGCATGGCCACGACGACCTCCTCCATGGACTCGTCGTGGGTGCTGAATACCAGATCACCGAGGAGCTGCTCGAGCAGCTCGACCTCCGCGTCGAGGATGGCGTCGGCCTCGTCGAGGGTGGCCGCCTTGGCCGTGGCCCGGATCTTGATGCCCTCGATGCCGCTGGCGAGGAACGCCAGCGTGCACCGACCCGACCGATCGAGCTCCTCGATGCGTCCGGCGAGCATCTCCGCCAGACCCGACTCGGACTGGCCCCAGGTACGCAACACGCGGCTGCGGATCACCGCCTGCTCGCCGGCCCGTCGCCGCAGGTCGGGGATCACCGCGCCCGCCACCATCGCCTGCATCTCGTAGGGGACGCCGGGCACGGCGTAGATCACCTTGTCGCCCACTGGGCAGATCAGTCCGGGGGCGGTGCCGGGCTGCTGTGCCATCACGGTCGCCCCGACCGGCACCAATGCCTGGCGGAGGTTGTTGGCGGGCATCTCGCGACCGCGAGCGCCGAACATCGCCCTGATGCGCTCCTCCACCTCGGGGTCGAGCTGCAACTCGACCCCCATCACCTCCGCGATGACGTCGCGGGTGATGTCGTCGGGGGTCGGCCCGAGGCCGCCGCACACGATCACCGCGTCGGAGCGATCCAGCGCGATGCGCAACGCCTGCCCGATCCGCTCCCGGTTGTCGCCCACCTTGGTCTGGAAGTGCGAGTCGATGCCCGCGACGGCGAGCTGCTCACCGATCCAGGCCGAGTTCGTGTCCACGATCTGGCCGAGCAACAGCTCCGTGCCGACCGCAACGACCTCACAGCGCATCGCTCGACGCTCCCGCCGCTCAGCCGCCGGGCGGGTAGTGGGGGCCACCGGGATCGCGGGACATGGTCGTGGCTGCCCGCCGGCCGTCGAGCAGGTACTGGCCCCCGCTGACCAGGGCGAAGAACACCGCGGCCCACAGCAGCGAGTTGGCGATCCAGCGGTAGGGCACCAACCAGGGCATCAGGGCCGCGCCGACGGCCAGCGCCTGCAGGAACGTCTTGGCCTTCGCGCTCGGGCGAGCGGGCACCGCCAGCCCGTGGCGGGCGAGCTGCACCCGGAACAGCGAGATCGCGAGCTCGCGGGCCGCGATCACCACCACCGGCACCAGCGGGAAGGCGTCCGCGGCGACCAGGGCGAACATGGCCCCGAGCACCAGCACCTTGTCGGCCAGCGGATCGAGGAAGGCGCCGCTGCGGGTGGTGCCGTAGCGGCGGGCCATCAACCCGTCGACGAAGTCGGTGGCGGCGAGCACGGTCCAGAAGACGAAGTTGGGCCAGGTGGCCACGGTGTCGGCGATCATGGCGAACAAGGCCGGTGCGGCGAGCAGCCGCACGACGGTCACGAAGTTCGCCGGCGTGGCCAGCGCCGAGGGTCCGTAGACGGATGCGTGCGGGGGTGCCGGGGCGCTCGCCCGGCCCTCGCCCGGCTCCACGTCGCTCATGGCCCCGCCCCACCGCCCGCCACACCGGCAGGAGCCGGCGCCCCGACCGGCACCGCCTCGAGATCGGGACCTGCCGCGCCGGTGATCTCGACCTCGGCGAAGACGCCGACGGGGAGGTGCGAGGGCACGGCGATGACGCCGTCGATCTCGGGTGCCTCCCGGTAGCTGCGGGCCCGCCCCGGTGCCTCCACCAACACCTCGACACGGCTGCCGAGCAACTCGTCGCGTTTGGTCGCCATGATGGCGTCCTGCAGCTCGCGCAGCTCGGCCAGCCGCTCCGCCACCAGCGACGCCGGGACCTCGCCGTCGAGCCCGACCGCGTAGGTGCCCTCCTCGCGGGAGAAGGCGAAGAACCCGCACCAATCGAGCTGCGCCTGCTCGACGAACGCGAGCAGCGCGTCGTGATCGGCCTCCGTCTCCCCCGGATACCCCACGATGAAGTTGGTGCGCAGCGCGGCCGCGGGCTCCGACCGGCGGATGCGATCGATGCGCTCGAGAAAGCGGCGGGCGTCACCCCAGCGGCGCATGCGCCGCAGCAAGGGCGCCGACACGTGCTGGAGGGAGAGATCGAAGTAGGGCACGCCGGTGGCCACGATCGTGTCGATCAGCTCGTCGGACAGCTCGGCGGGATACAGGTAGAGCAGCCGCACCCAGTCGACCCGCCGGGCCGCCTCACGCACGAGCGGCACGAGCTGCTTGCGGCCCCGGCCCTGGTCGCGACCGTAGCTGGCGAGGTCCTGGGCGACCAGCACGACCTCACGGACCTCGAGCGCGTCGATCTCGGCCAGCACCTCGTCGAGGGTCCGCGACCGCTGCCGGCCACGGAAGCTGGGGATGGCGCAGAAGCCGCAGCTGCGGTCGCATCCCTCGGCGACCTTCACGTACGCCCAGGGAGCCGCCGCCGGCGGGCGGGGAAGGTTCAACAGGTCCAACGAAGGTGTCGCGGGCTTCGTGCCGATGGTGACCGGCACCCCGAAGCCGACGACCGCGTCGGCCTCCGGCAGCTCGGCCGCGAGCTCCTGGCCGTAGCGCTCCGCCAGGCAGCCGGTGACCACCAGCTGCGCGCCCGGCCGCCGGGCGTCGCCCAGCGCGAGGATCGTCTCGATCGACTCGGCCCGGGCCTCCTCCACGAAGGCACAGGTGTTGACCACCACCAGGTCGGCGTCCTCCGGTGCCGGCGCGGCGGCCATGCCCTCCGCCAGCAGCGTGCCGGCCAGCTTGTCGGAGTCCACCTGGTTCTTGGGACAGCCCAGGGTCTCCACCCAGAAGGTCCGCGCCATCCCCCGATCGTACCGGAGCGCCACCTGCCGCCCGCCGGAGCGGTGTCAGCGCAACCGACCGAGGGCGAGTGCGGTGGCCAGCCCGGTGAGCGACAGCCCGTCGGTCACCGCCCCCTGCGCCAGCAGCTCGACCACCCGATCCACCGGGACCCACTCCACCCGCTCGGCCTCCGAGGGATCGGTCGGCTCGCCGACGTGCACCGCGCCGCTCGCCAGGTACGCGGTGAACGACTGGTCGGACAACCCGTTGGTCGGGAACCAGCTGGCCAGCCGCTCGAGCGGGCCGGGCCGCCAACCGGTCTCCTCCAGCGCCTCGCGGGCCGCGGCCTGCTCCAGGCTCTCACCGGCGTCGACGCGCCCGGCGGGGATCTCCCAGCCCCAGGTGTCGGTGATGAAGCGGTGCCGCCAGAGCAGCAGCACCCCGCGGTCGGGGTCGTGCACGATGACCCCGACGGCTGGTGCGGTGGATCGCACCACGTGGTGCTCGAAGCGCCGGATCCCCGGCACCTCGACATCGACGAGCGTCAGGCGCAACCAGTCGCTGCGGTAGAGGGTGCGCTCGCCGTGGACCGTCCAGCGCATCGGTGTGGCTGGTTCAGAACGCGAGGGGTAGGCCCGGGCGAGGCCACTCGCAGGAGAACAGCTTGCCGGTGCCCGACGCGGTGATGAACGCGGTGCGGCCTCCGATACCTCCGAAGCAGATGTTGGTCACGATCGTGTCGGGGACCGGCACGTGTTCGATGGTCGAACCGTCGGGCGACACGCAGGTGATGCCGCCGTTGACGATGGTCGCCACGCAGACCCACCCGTCGCCGTCGACGGCCAGCGAGTCGAACAGCTGGCCCTCCGGGGCGTCGTGGAGCAGTTCGCCACCGTGCCTGCCCGGCGACGAGGGCGACGTCGCCACCCGACCGGGGCCCGTGACCTCCCAGGCCCAGAGGCGGCCGTGGTGGGTCTCGGCGACGTACAGGCGCGACCCATCGGGCGACAGGCCGATGCCGTTGGGGCTCTCGAGCCCGTGCACGACCCCCTCGATGCGGGAGCCGTCCGGGTGGGCGTAGAGCACGGCGGCCTGGGTCGAGTCACCGGTGACGCCGTGGTCGGTGAACCAGAAGCCGCCGTGCACGTCGAACACGAGGTCGTTGGGTGCGATGAGCGGGTCATCGCCGCAGGCGGTGTAGACCACACGCACCTCACCGGTGGTGGGATCGACCCGCTGGATCGAACCGCCCGCGTGGGCCGAGCCCGGGGACGGGACCAACCCGATGCCTTCCACCTCGTTCCAGTCGAAGAACCCCCCGTTGTTGCAGAGGTACACGGCCCCGTCGGGTCCGATGGCCGCGCCGTTCGGGCCTCCACCGCAGTCGGCCACCACCTCGATCGTTCCGCCGGGACGCACCCGGCTCAGCGTGCCCCGGGCGATCTCGACCAGCAGCACGCTGCCGTCGGGCATGGCCACCGGACCCTCCGGGAACCTCAGCCCCGATGCCAGCTCCACCAGCTCGCTCATGGCCGGTTCCTAGCACGCGGGAGCTCCCCGCGCTCACCGCCAGGGGATCAGCCCACGAGTCAGAGCACCAGGAGCGGGACCATGGCGGCGTAGAGCCCGAGCAGCACCCCTCCCTCGACCCGGTCCACCAGCAGCCGCCGGCCCATCACCACCCACGACACGGCGACCACGACGATCGACGCCACCGCAGCCCGCCGGGCGACCCCGGGATCGGCGAGTGCGCCGGCGCCGGCCAGCGCCACCACAGCTCCCACGGCGAGGCTGTTGACGAGGTTGGAGCCGAGGACGTTCCCCACGATCAGGTCGTCGTGGCCGTGGCGTGACGAGGCGATCGCGGTCACCAGCTCCGGCAACGAGGTTCCCACCGCCACCAGCGTCACACCCACGATCCCCTGGGAGATGCCGAGCCGCTCCGCCACGTCGGAGGCCCCGCTCACCAGGAACTGCGCCCCCACCAGCACGCCGGCGAGCCCCAGCACCACCCGCAGCAGCTCCCGCGCCCGCCGGCGAGGCGAGACACGCTCGTGGTCGGTCTCTTCCTGCACCTCGACGACGAGGCGTCGCTCGTCCTCCCGGTTGCGCAACGCGGCACGAACCAGCAGCCACACCGCCCCGGCGAAGCCGGCGAGCAGCACGGCGCCCTCGATCCGGTAGAGGCGACCAGCCATCACCATCACCGCGAACCCGACCGTAGCGGCCGCGCTGAGCGGGACCTCGCGGCGCAAGACCCGTGAGGTGACGCCCACCCGGCGCACGAGCGCCGCGCACCCGAGCACGAGCGCGAGGTTCGCGACGTTCGAGCCGAGGATGTTGCCGACCCCCAGGTCGACGTTGCCCTCGACGGCCGCCAGGCCCGACACGAACAGCTCCGGGGCGCTGGTCCCGAAGCCCATCACCACCACGCCCACGATCACCGGCGAGAGCTGCAGCAGGCGGGCCAGGCGAGCCGACCCCAGCACGAAGTGGTCGGCGGCCTGCGTGAGCAGGACCAGACCGGCGAGAACGGACGCGACCGCGAGGACCACGGGCGGTCAGCCGCTCTGGGCGGCCAGGACCTCGTCGAGCTCCTCGGGGGTCATGAGCACGGCGCGGGCCTTCGAGCCCTCCGAGGGGCCGACCACGCCACGCTGCTCGAGCAGGTCCATGAGGCGTCCGGCGCGCGCGAACCCCACACGGAGCTTGCGCTGCAGCATCGAGGTCGAGCCGAGCTGGGAGCGGACCACGAGCTCCATCGCCTGGAGCAGCAGATCGTCGTCGTCGTCACCACCGGCGCCACCGCCACCGGAGCCGGGCTCCGCGTCGTCGGGACCTTCGACCCCTTCGACGTAGACGACCTCGGGGGACTGCCGACGCCAGTGGGCGACGACGTTGCGGACCTCCTTCTCCGTCACCCACGCGCCCTGGATCCGCTGGGGAACGCTCGACGACGGCCCGAGCAGCAGCATGTCGCCCCTGCCGACCAGCCGTTCAGCGCCACCCTGGTCGAGGATCACCCGGCTGTCGGCCAGGCTGGACACCGCGAACGCCAGCCGCGCCGGGATGTTGGCCTTGATGACACCGGTGATGACGTTGACCGACGGCCGCTGGGTGGCGATGACCAGGTGGATACCGACCGCGCGGGCCATCTGGGCGATGCGGCAGATCGACTCCTCCACGTCGCGGGCCGCCACCATCATGAGGTCGTTGAGCTCGTCGACCACCACCAGGATGTACGGCAGGCGCTCGTACTGCGGGGCACCGGGCGCGTCGTCGACGAGGTCCCCGCGGTCGTAGGCCGCGTTGTACCCGTTGATGTCGCGGAAACCGACCTCCGAGAGCAGGTCGTATCGCCGCTCCATCTCCCTCACCGCCCACGCCAGCGCGTTGGCAGCTTTCTTCGGGTTGGTCACCACGCCCGTCAGCAGGTGCGGGAGGCGGTTGTACTGGCCCAGCTCCACCCGCTTGGGGTCGACGAGGATCATCCGCACCTGGTCCGGTGTCGAGCGCATCAGCACCGAGGTGATCAGGGAGTTGATGCACGACGACTTGCCCGCCCCGGTCGCCCCGGCGATGAGGATGTGGGGCATGGTCGCCAGGTTGGCCAGGATCGCCCGCCCGTTGATGTCACGGCCGATCGCCACCTCCAGGGGGTGCTTGGCCCGCTTCGCTTCCTCCGACTGCAGGATGTCGCCCAGCGCCACCACCTGCCGCCTGGCGTTCGGTACCTCCACCCCGATGGCTTGGCGCCCGGGGATCGGGGCGAGGATCCGCACGTCGGGCGAGGCCATGGCGTAGGCGATGTCGCGGTGCAGGCTGGTCACCTTGGCGACCTTGACGCCCGGGGCGAGCTCGAGCTCGTAGCGGGTCACCGTCGGGCCCACGACCATGCCCACCAGGCGGGTCTGTACCCCGTGCTCGGCCAGCGCGTTCTCCAGGGTCCGGCCCTGTTCCTCCACGAACGCCCGGTCGACCTCCTGGGTCTCGGAGCGGTCGAGGAGCTTGGCCGGCGGCAGCTTCCAGGTCGGCGGCCGAGCAGCGGGGCCGAGGTCGATGGCGAGCTGCTCCACCTCACCCGGCACGTCGTCGGCCCCGGGAACGTGCAGGGGGTGCTCGGCGGCGGGCTCGAGTTCCACCGGCTCGTCCTCCGCGAGGTCGGCATCGGGCGGTGGGTCCTCCCCGGCCACGATCACGGTGGGGGCATCCTCCGCTGCCGGGAGCCGGCTCTCCGGTCGACCCTCGTCCGGTTCGCCTCCGGATCGTTGCTCGCGCAGATCGATGGTGTGGTCCCCGTCGCCGAGGTGGAACAGGGTGCGCGACCGGTCCCGCGCGGCGCGCCCCACCGCTGCCGACACCGCCGCGACCCGCGCCCACGCGGCGCGCACCGGCGTGCCGGTCAGCAGC is a genomic window containing:
- the recA gene encoding recombinase RecA: MEREKALEMALGQIEKQFGKGSVMKMGEKGAMAVETIPTGALALDLALGVGGLPRGRIVEIYGPESSGKSTLAMHVVAEAQRNGGICAYIDAEHAMDPVYARAIGVDVDELLISQPDTGEQALEIADMLIRSGALDVVVIDSVAALTPRAEIEGEMGDSHVGLQARLMSQALRKLTANLNKSNTICIFINQLREKIGVMFGSPETTPGGRALKFYASVRLDIRRIESIKDGVEVIGNRTRVKVVKNKVAPPFRQCEFDIMYGKGISREGSLLDVGVDQGIVKKSGAWFTYEGEQLGQGRENAKQFLAENPEIMMEISDRVLSAVGIGAADEMTEADDIPITLDD
- the msrB gene encoding peptide-methionine (R)-S-oxide reductase MsrB, which produces MDDTDLRRRLTPEQYHVTQEGGTERAFTGEYWDCHDDGVYRCVVCDAPLYTSDTKYDSGTGWPSFWQPIEGAVDTRLDTSHGMVRTEVICASCGAHLGHVFDDGPRPTGQRFCMNSCALRLDRDTDPTGADRASSP
- the thpR gene encoding RNA 2',3'-cyclic phosphodiesterase, which produces MARLFIAVQPTEEVLDALAALPRPDDPGVRWTRREHWHVTLRFLGEADPEEAAEALAGLDQPETEALLGPAVSRVGRFVVAIPVQGLDELAAAVRALTAGIGEPPDPRPFTGHLTLARLGRRAACGLAGAPFSARFPVREVELLRSTLTAEGPIHEVIARRPLRPR
- a CDS encoding competence/damage-inducible protein A, with amino-acid sequence MRCEVVAVGTELLLGQIVDTNSAWIGEQLAVAGIDSHFQTKVGDNRERIGQALRIALDRSDAVIVCGGLGPTPDDITRDVIAEVMGVELQLDPEVEERIRAMFGARGREMPANNLRQALVPVGATVMAQQPGTAPGLICPVGDKVIYAVPGVPYEMQAMVAGAVIPDLRRRAGEQAVIRSRVLRTWGQSESGLAEMLAGRIEELDRSGRCTLAFLASGIEGIKIRATAKAATLDEADAILDAEVELLEQLLGDLVFSTHDESMEEVVVAMLRDRGLTLAAAESVTGGLVSARVTAVPGASEVFRGGVVSYASEVKFDVLGVRRGPVVSDEAAVEMAEGACRLLGADCAVAVTGVAGPAEQEGLPVGTVFMAVTVEGDTRSTMVRLPGDRERVRQFAAISVLDMLRRALRGR
- the pgsA gene encoding CDP-diacylglycerol--glycerol-3-phosphate 3-phosphatidyltransferase, giving the protein MSDVEPGEGRASAPAPPHASVYGPSALATPANFVTVVRLLAAPALFAMIADTVATWPNFVFWTVLAATDFVDGLMARRYGTTRSGAFLDPLADKVLVLGAMFALVAADAFPLVPVVVIAARELAISLFRVQLARHGLAVPARPSAKAKTFLQALAVGAALMPWLVPYRWIANSLLWAAVFFALVSGGQYLLDGRRAATTMSRDPGGPHYPPGG
- the rimO gene encoding 30S ribosomal protein S12 methylthiotransferase RimO, translating into MARTFWVETLGCPKNQVDSDKLAGTLLAEGMAAAPAPEDADLVVVNTCAFVEEARAESIETILALGDARRPGAQLVVTGCLAERYGQELAAELPEADAVVGFGVPVTIGTKPATPSLDLLNLPRPPAAAPWAYVKVAEGCDRSCGFCAIPSFRGRQRSRTLDEVLAEIDALEVREVVLVAQDLASYGRDQGRGRKQLVPLVREAARRVDWVRLLYLYPAELSDELIDTIVATGVPYFDLSLQHVSAPLLRRMRRWGDARRFLERIDRIRRSEPAAALRTNFIVGYPGETEADHDALLAFVEQAQLDWCGFFAFSREEGTYAVGLDGEVPASLVAERLAELRELQDAIMATKRDELLGSRVEVLVEAPGRARSYREAPEIDGVIAVPSHLPVGVFAEVEITGAAGPDLEAVPVGAPAPAGVAGGGAGP
- a CDS encoding NUDIX hydrolase → MRWTVHGERTLYRSDWLRLTLVDVEVPGIRRFEHHVVRSTAPAVGVIVHDPDRGVLLLWRHRFITDTWGWEIPAGRVDAGESLEQAAAREALEETGWRPGPLERLASWFPTNGLSDQSFTAYLASGAVHVGEPTDPSEAERVEWVPVDRVVELLAQGAVTDGLSLTGLATALALGRLR
- a CDS encoding SMP-30/gluconolactonase/LRE family protein codes for the protein MSELVELASGLRFPEGPVAMPDGSVLLVEIARGTLSRVRPGGTIEVVADCGGGPNGAAIGPDGAVYLCNNGGFFDWNEVEGIGLVPSPGSAHAGGSIQRVDPTTGEVRVVYTACGDDPLIAPNDLVFDVHGGFWFTDHGVTGDSTQAAVLYAHPDGSRIEGVVHGLESPNGIGLSPDGSRLYVAETHHGRLWAWEVTGPGRVATSPSSPGRHGGELLHDAPEGQLFDSLAVDGDGWVCVATIVNGGITCVSPDGSTIEHVPVPDTIVTNICFGGIGGRTAFITASGTGKLFSCEWPRPGLPLAF
- a CDS encoding calcium/sodium antiporter — encoded protein: MVLAVASVLAGLVLLTQAADHFVLGSARLARLLQLSPVIVGVVVMGFGTSAPELFVSGLAAVEGNVDLGVGNILGSNVANLALVLGCAALVRRVGVTSRVLRREVPLSAAATVGFAVMVMAGRLYRIEGAVLLAGFAGAVWLLVRAALRNREDERRLVVEVQEETDHERVSPRRRARELLRVVLGLAGVLVGAQFLVSGASDVAERLGISQGIVGVTLVAVGTSLPELVTAIASSRHGHDDLIVGNVLGSNLVNSLAVGAVVALAGAGALADPGVARRAAVASIVVVAVSWVVMGRRLLVDRVEGGVLLGLYAAMVPLLVL
- a CDS encoding FtsK/SpoIIIE family DNA translocase, with the protein product MATKQRSTTSSSRPRSTPPARTGRGAKGSTSGNGRQGRQAKGRSGSGRSRSGRAGLAAAIREAFDGHGHDVWGVVCIAAGIVAALGVFADAAGPVGEAVADMLGSLVGRLAWLVPIALVALGATLVRGPREGERTRLPVRPIIGAVLLAVAGSGLLHLAGGRPPLDAPTAELTRAGGYAGALTGGPLGELLGVWGSGFVLGAIAVIGLVLLTGTPVRAAWARVAAVSAAVGRAARDRSRTLFHLGDGDHTIDLREQRSGGEPDEGRPESRLPAAEDAPTVIVAGEDPPPDADLAEDEPVELEPAAEHPLHVPGADDVPGEVEQLAIDLGPAARPPTWKLPPAKLLDRSETQEVDRAFVEEQGRTLENALAEHGVQTRLVGMVVGPTVTRYELELAPGVKVAKVTSLHRDIAYAMASPDVRILAPIPGRQAIGVEVPNARRQVVALGDILQSEEAKRAKHPLEVAIGRDINGRAILANLATMPHILIAGATGAGKSSCINSLITSVLMRSTPDQVRMILVDPKRVELGQYNRLPHLLTGVVTNPKKAANALAWAVREMERRYDLLSEVGFRDINGYNAAYDRGDLVDDAPGAPQYERLPYILVVVDELNDLMMVAARDVEESICRIAQMARAVGIHLVIATQRPSVNVITGVIKANIPARLAFAVSSLADSRVILDQGGAERLVGRGDMLLLGPSSSVPQRIQGAWVTEKEVRNVVAHWRRQSPEVVYVEGVEGPDDAEPGSGGGGAGGDDDDDLLLQAMELVVRSQLGSTSMLQRKLRVGFARAGRLMDLLEQRGVVGPSEGSKARAVLMTPEELDEVLAAQSG